GGGTCTTCAGGCGCAGAAAGGCCTCGGGCTGGGGGCGTGGCCGGTAACAGGCGAGCTGGTGGCGGAAGTGGTCGGGGCCACCGGGGTAGCCCCGTTCACGCACCATGCCGTAGAGGCGGCTGGCGGTGAGCCTGGGGAACTGGGCCAGGGTGTCGGTGATGAACGGCAGATAAGGATCGATCATCGACGGCTGCGCAGCCCGCTCGACCTTCGGCATGCCGGCCTGGGAGAGCACCCGATTGACGACGTTGTGGTGCACGCCCAACTGACTGGCAATGGTGCCCACCCGCCACTTCTCGACGTAGTGATAGCGCAGGATCTGCGCCTCTTGTTCTTTGCTGATGGCCAATGCGTTTCTCCTCATCTCGTGGCCGGGCGGCTCAAGGGGGCTGAGCCCGGGCGCCCGGCGGCCCCTGTCGGGTGAGTGTTCCGAGCGCAGCGGCGGCGGTGGTGCGATGAAGCGGGCCGGTACGCAGGAAGGGCCCGCACTCACGGCCGCAGAAGTGGCAGCGAATGGACGCCATCATCGGCGCGCCATCCGTACCGCGGCGGCCAGCCGGCCTCGCCGGAACGGGGGATAGTGGATCATGAGGGGACGGGGCCGGGGAACCCTGATGCGTCACTTTCTGCCTTCTCGCCCGGTAGCGGCGTTGCCGCTCGGCATGCTTGTGCCGGCCATTGCGGCTCTGCTGGTAGCGCCAGCCGGCGGCCCGCAGAGACGCGCTTCGTGCCACCTGCGCACACCCTTCAGGGCAATAGATGTTGCCGCGGTCACAGCGGCTGCAGATCATCACCTGCCGGTGACAGCGAGCGCAGTTGTACAGGCGTGCAGAGTTCTCCATCGGCGACCCAGGCCGATGAGGACTTGATTGTCAGGGGAAAACGAGAAATAGTGTGCGGGCTCGTGCTCTGCACGGCCCGGGGTGCGATACCGGGGTCGACGGCCAAGTCAATTACACCCGGTATCGCACCTGTCTCAACGGCCCCTCTTCATCTACCCGATTCCGGCACTCCTGTCACCGGTTGCTCGCGGCCGCCCGCCAGCCGGTTCAGCGACTGGTTGGCCTACCAATCAATCCTTCGCCAGATATGCGCGGGTTTTTACAGCCATCTACAGACGGGTGAGTAGCGCCACCTATTTTGATGGTGATTTCGCTTTCTGAGGTCTAGTTTGGTGATGGTTTGAGGGGGATCCCCATCGGGGATCTTGACTAGAAGATCCCCTCCGGGGAGTCTCCGGTTACCAAGCCAGGAGACCCTGTAAGTGTGCCACGTCCTACTGCAAGATCCCGCTTTTTTTCATCTCCTTATCTCCATCGACCAAGAACTCGCCGCGACGACGCGGCTGCAGGGTTGCCGGGCGTGCGGGGGGCCACTGCATGTGGCGGACTATCCGCGTAAACCACGTGGCTGTCCGGCGGCGCTACAGGAGGCTTATTCCCGGCGTTTGAGCTTCACCTGCGGTCGCTGTGATCACCGCACGACGCCGCCGTCGGTGCGGTTTGCGGGCCGTCGTGTGTATCTGGCGGTGGTGTTTATGTTGCTCTCGCCGCCGGGCAGCGCTTCGGCTCGAACCGTGTGCGCTCGGTTGCGCATCGCGGCGGTCACGCTGAAGCGCTGGCGGGCGTGGTGGTGCACCACTTTTCCCGCGACACCGTTCTGGCGATCGACCTGCCAGCACTTCATGCCACCGGTGGCGATTCACCAGTTGCCGCAGAGCCTGTTGCAACGCTTCGAGGCGAGCGCGCTGAGCGATCGTCTGGTGCAAGCGCTGCGCTTCATTGCGCCCCTGAGCACCCGTGCCATGGTCAGGTAATTCGCGGGTTGCCCGCTACCCGCAGAGGATGTCGATAGACTGCCGATCAGGCACTTTGTAGCCTGCGTTCCCATCAACAAGGCCACGATGGGAGCGAGCATGAGCAACGAGGACGATCTACCGCAACGCGATCGTTGGGCGCGACTGCGCTTTGCGATCATCGGACCGCTGCTCGCCGCGCCGCCGGCCCCGGGCCAGTTGCGCGCCGCGCTGAAGGACTTGGCTGCGAAGACCTGGCGTCATCCGTTCACGGGGCTGGAGATGCGGTTCGCCGCCTCGACGCTCGAGCGTTGGTTCTACGCCGCCAGGCATGCCGCCGATCCAGTGCGGGCGCTGCGCAATCAGGTGCGGCGCGACATCGGCCGCTTTCCGAGCCTGTCAGCCGAGGCCGTGCAGGCGCTGACGACCCAGTACCGCGAACACCCGGGCTGGACCGCCCAGTTACACCATGACAACTTACGCGTGACCCTCGCCGACGCGAAGTCGCCCTCGTATCCGAGCGTGCGGCGCTATCTGAAAGCCCAGGGACTCGTGCGCCAACGAACGCCCAAGCGCGCCACTGACGGGGCGATGGCCGCCCGCGACTGGCTCGAACAGCGCGAAGTGCGCAGCTACGAAGTCGCGCATGTGCTGCAGCTCATGCATCTGGACTTCCATCACGGCTCGCGCAAGGTCCTGACCCGCCGTGGCGAGTACGTCAAACCGCTGCTGGTCGGCTTCATCGACGATCGCTCACGGTTCTTGTGCCATGCCCAGTGGTACACGAACGAGCGCACCGAGGAGCTGGTCCACGGCCTGTGCCAGGCCTTGCAAAAGGTCGGGTTGCCGCGCTCGCTGATGACCGACCGCGGCGCGGCGATGATCTCGGCCG
The Gammaproteobacteria bacterium DNA segment above includes these coding regions:
- a CDS encoding DDE-type integrase/transposase/recombinase produces the protein MSNEDDLPQRDRWARLRFAIIGPLLAAPPAPGQLRAALKDLAAKTWRHPFTGLEMRFAASTLERWFYAARHAADPVRALRNQVRRDIGRFPSLSAEAVQALTTQYREHPGWTAQLHHDNLRVTLADAKSPSYPSVRRYLKAQGLVRQRTPKRATDGAMAARDWLEQREVRSYEVAHVLQLMHLDFHHGSRKVLTRRGEYVKPLLVGFIDDRSRFLCHAQWYTNERTEELVHGLCQALQKVGLPRSLMTDRGAAMISAEFTAGLHHLGIVHLPTLPYSPHVNGKQENLWGRVEGRLLAMLEGEPNLTLEQLNVATQAWITREYHCTVHSELGETPLDRLLAGPNVARECPGSDDLRAAFRLEVKRKQRRSDGTVSLDGQRFELPSRYRHLSEVHLRYARWDLSRVDLVDARTGTILCPVRPLDKTANADALRRRVEPTHPAPSAATNTGIAPLMKQMIADYAATGLPPAYLPTNEKD